Proteins encoded in a region of the Chlorogloeopsis sp. ULAP01 genome:
- a CDS encoding phosphocholine cytidylyltransferase family protein has translation MKALILAAGVGRRLGMNGQIQPKCLLNFNGKSLLERHLNYLRDLQVDEVAIAVGYQAEKIQDQIQAWGAQKWVSTVYNPDYTQGSIISLWALREHLKSGEHLLLMDADVLYDRRILERLVKTNISNSFLLDQDFEQGEEPVKLCVRDGYLVEFRKQIAPDLAYDFAGESVGFFRFEDEVALRLAERAEQYVANQRHEEPYEEVIRDLLLETPEVFGYEDITGLSWIEIDFPEDIKRAENEILPQLGA, from the coding sequence ATGAAGGCATTAATATTAGCCGCCGGTGTTGGGCGACGCTTGGGAATGAACGGGCAAATCCAACCCAAATGTTTGCTGAATTTTAACGGCAAATCACTACTAGAGCGCCATTTGAACTATCTGCGCGATTTGCAGGTAGATGAAGTAGCGATCGCTGTGGGTTACCAAGCAGAAAAAATCCAGGATCAAATTCAAGCATGGGGAGCACAAAAATGGGTTAGTACTGTTTATAATCCTGATTACACTCAAGGAAGTATCATCAGCCTTTGGGCGTTACGAGAACACCTTAAATCCGGTGAGCATCTTTTATTGATGGATGCAGATGTTTTGTATGATCGCCGAATCTTAGAAAGATTGGTGAAAACAAACATTTCCAACTCTTTCTTGCTGGATCAAGATTTTGAACAAGGAGAAGAACCAGTTAAGCTTTGTGTTCGAGATGGTTATTTGGTAGAGTTTCGCAAACAAATTGCCCCAGATTTAGCATATGATTTCGCAGGTGAATCAGTAGGGTTCTTTCGGTTTGAGGATGAAGTTGCCCTGCGTCTTGCCGAGCGTGCGGAACAATATGTTGCGAACCAGCGACATGAAGAACCTTATGAAGAAGTAATTCGGGATCTACTTTTAGAAACTCCGGAAGTATTTGGGTACGAAGATATCACTGGCTTATCTTGGATCGAAATTGATTTTCCAGAGGATATTAAACGTGCCGAGAACGAGATTTTACCTCAGTTAGGAGCATAG